CGCGCCCCACTCACTGTCGCTCGTGTCCGCGTGCACGCCGCCGATGCGGCCGTCGGGGAGCACCTGGAGGTGGAAGCCGATGCCCACGTTGCAGTAGAGCCGCCGCAGCCGCTTGATGCCCAGGAGGTAGTCGCCGGCGCCGCTCTGGACGGCCGCCTCCTTGGGCTGCGCGGCCACCGGCAGGCGCGCCAGCGAGCGCACCACCAGGCTCTCCCAGCGGCGCTCCAGCTCGGCGCCCAGCGTGCCgttgggggcggtgggggcggcgGCGCCCCCGCGGCCGGCCCAGGGCGCCAGCACCGCCAGCAGGACCGCCGGGAGCagcgccgccgcggccgccccgggccccgccatCCCCGCCCTCGGGCCGTGCGCCCGGGAAGCCGCGGGGCCGAGCTGCGCCTGTGGCGGCCCGCGGGAGCGCACGGCCGGGACTCGGTGCGGAGCGCGCGGCCGCAGGCGGAGCGGGAGGCGAGGCGCGGGGCCCCCGGGCGCCGGGGCTACCCGGGCTGCATggagcggcgggcggcgggcggcgggcgggacGCGCGGCCGGGCTGGGACCCTGCGGAGCGGTGCGCGCCTCCCTGCGCGCTGGGCCGGCCGCTGCCGAGCCGCTATATATAGCCGGGCGCCCCCTCCTACTCCCGCGGGGGGCCGTTCGCGCTCGCCTGGGCGCCCGGGGCGCTGTGGCGCTCGCGGCCGGTCGCAGGCCGCCTGCCAatcagggctgggggaggggaggcggccgGGACGAGCGCCGCTAGTGCCACCTGGAGggtccccggcccccaccccgggctccgCGGGCTCGCCGACCTGTTGGTCCCGCCCCTCGCGTCTCCTGCGCCCCTGCCTTCCAGCCGAAGTTTTGCCTTCCGCACTTTGTCCCTGCGGTCCCCTTCTCGCCTCTGCCTGAGCCGCTTGAGTGCTGCGCGAAGCGGGCACCCTCAGGGCCCAGCAGCCACCCCTGGCGCCCGGACTCTCGGGGACTCTCCGGAACCTGGTTCCTTTGCTGGCACCATGCAGACCCGCCTCGGTTTGGGGGGTAGGTTAGGGTAACCAGTAACGCGAAAGGTCGGAGGCTGGGGGCAGGTACGTGTCCCCTGCACTGGGGCGGATGCAGAGATGGAGTTCTGCGAGCCAGGTAGAGGCATCCCCCAGCAAGGTGCTTCCAGTGGACGCTGCTAAGGGAATGCAAGGCGGTGAGGCGGTGGGGGTGCGCCCAGGAGAGGCCACAGCCTTGCACCTTCTACATGCTGCCTCCTCCATGCA
This is a stretch of genomic DNA from Canis aureus isolate CA01 chromosome 21, VMU_Caureus_v.1.0, whole genome shotgun sequence. It encodes these proteins:
- the FGF4 gene encoding fibroblast growth factor 4, whose protein sequence is MAGPGAAAAALLPAVLLAVLAPWAGRGGAAAPTAPNGTLGAELERRWESLVVRSLARLPVAAQPKEAAVQSGAGDYLLGIKRLRRLYCNVGIGFHLQVLPDGRIGGVHADTSDSLLELSPVERGVVSIFGVASRFFVAMSSKGKLYGSPFFTEECKFKEILLPNNYNAYECYRYPGMFIALSKNGKTKKGSRVSPTMKVTHFLPRL